The following proteins are encoded in a genomic region of Necator americanus strain Aroian chromosome II, whole genome shotgun sequence:
- a CDS encoding hypothetical protein (NECATOR_CHRII.G4575.T1): MGCCPSKSNKNVDGTEELVKDRPSRAATNMVAGKVIVYGGRGALGSAVVEHFKKNDFWTLSIDMSANEAADANVVVDPKEDWVGQEASILNGIATAVDSSVDGIFCVAGGWAGGNADSDDFIKNADLMWKQSVWSSAIAAKIAAKHLKPGGVLQFTGALAATHGTAGMIGYGMAKAAVHQLTASLAEKGSGLPDDSCVLAILPITLDTPMNRKWMPKADHSTWTPMPWIAEKLHEWTINKAKRPESGSLLKLKTTGGETVMSKV; encoded by the exons ATGGGATGCTGCCCTTCAAAGTCAAATAAAAACGTTGACGGAACAGAAGAATTAGTTAAGGATCGACCATCCAG GGCTGCTACTAATATGGTTGCCGGGAAAGTGATTGTTTACGGTGGTCGTGGTGCCCTTGGCAGTGCCGTCGttgaacatttcaaaaagaatgacTTT TGGACTCTGAGCATTGATATGAGCGCCAATGAGGCTGCGGATGCGAATGTGGTGGTTGACCCTAAGGAAGACTGGGTAGGGCAAGAGGCCAGCATTCTAAATGG AATTGCTACAGCCGTGGACTCATCAGTAGACGGGATTTTTTGTGTGGCTGGTGGTTGGGCTGGCGGCAATGCTGATTCAGACGACTTCATCAAGAATGCAGATCTCATGTGGAAGCAATCTGTATGGAGTAGCGCCATTGCGGCGAAGATCGCAGCAAAACACTTGAAACCCGGTGGTGTGCTGCAGTTCACAGGAGCGCTAGCG GCTACCCATGGCACTGCTGGGATGATAGGCTACGGTATGGCGAAGGCAGCCGTGCATCAACTTACCGCTTCATTAGCTGAAAAAGGATCAGGATTGCCGGATGATTCGTGTGTCCTAGCAATTCTTCCAATCACTTTGGACACACCTATGAATAGGAAATGGATGCCAAAAGCAGATCATTCGAC ATGGACTCCAATGCCGTGGATAGCCGAGAAACTTCACGAATGGACGATAAACAAAGCGAAACGACCAGAAAGCGGTTCATTATTAAAACTTAAGACGACTGGAGGAGAAACGGTGATGAGCAAGGTCTAA
- a CDS encoding hypothetical protein (NECATOR_CHRII.G4576.T1), with the protein MKELVFVCYFIDRANCVVWPDFSTTSSLSKALIDPRFLISCISYQTPPLSFPKLDIVRRPSSKNFKHEQQTE; encoded by the exons ATGAAAGAACTAGTATTCGTTTGCTATTTTATTGATCGAGCAAATTGTG TTGTTTGGCCTGACTTTTCGAcaacctcgtctttatcaaaagcCTTAATTGATCCGAGATTTTTGATCTCATGCATATCctatcaaactcctcctctctcctttccAAAACTCGATATTGTACGACGTCCATCAAGCAAGAACTTCAAACATGAACAACAAACTGAATAG